TCGCCTCGACTACATCCATGCGTTCCCTCACCGGCTTTGCTCAACGTCGGTCCTACTGATCGCAACCCTGCTTTTGATTGCAGCCTCCACCAAGACATTCGCGGCCGAACCACCAACGCTGATCGTGCCCCAGTGCGACGACTTCGAGGTCACGGGGAAAGGCGACGCCAAAGCCTGGGAATCGTGCGACTGGGTTTCGCTGAACCGACGGGGCAACGGGCCACTTGATTACCAATCGCGGTTCAAGATGCTGTACTCGGACAAAGGCGTCTATGTCTTGTTCGACGGCGCCGATGAAACGTTGACTGCCACGATGCAGGAAGACTTCTTGGACTTGTGGAACGAAGATGTTTTCGAGTGTTTCTTTTGGACCAACGAAAAAGACCCTGTCTATTTCGAATACGAAATCTCGCCGCTGGGCTTTGAGCTACCAATCCTCGTCCCCAACCTGGATGGCAAGTTCCTTGGTTGGCGTCCATGGCACTACGAGGGTGCCAAGAAGATCCAGAAGAAGGTCTCCGCAACGGGCGGCGCGAACGAATCGATGGCCACCGTCACCGGCTGGCGGGCTGAAGTCTTCCTTCCCTACGCGGTCTTGGAACCGCTTCGGAACGTCCCGCCAAAAACGGGAACTCAGTGGCGAGCGAACTTCTACCGAGTCGACTACGACCAAAAGAAAACCACCGGTTGGGACTGGGCACGGGTTGGCCCGAGTTTCCACGACATCGAAAACTTCGGCACACTGGTCTTCGGCAAGGTCGTCGAAGCGGAAACGCCCCAAGAAGATATCCGCGACTTAAAACTCGCCGATTGGCAACCGAAGTCGATGCTGAAAACCAAGGTGACTCGCGTCAACACGCCGTCGTATCCAGTCATCGATGTTCACAACCATCTCGGTGGCGGTGCCAACGTGCTGACCGAAGAACGCGTCAAGCGTTACCTGCAGGTGATGGACGAAGCCAACGTTCAAACGGTTATCAACCTGGACGGAGGCTGGGATGACAAATTGAAGGAAACCGTCGCGGCCTTGGACACCGCTCACCCCGATCGGTTCCTCACCTTCGCCCTGATCAACCTGCGTGACTTTGAAACCGAGGGCTGGTCCGAGCGAGAAACCGCACGGCTGCGAAAAAGCTTTGAGGCCGGTGCGAAGGGGCTCAAGTTCCATAAATCCTTGGGACTGTCCTACCGCAACCAAGCCGGCAACCTGCTGACGATCGATGATGAACGTTTGGATCCGATCTGGGCGTTGTGCGGGGAGATGAATCGCCCGGTGATGATTCATACCGCGGATCCTGCCGCCTTCTTCACGCCGTTGGATCAGTTCAATGAACGCTGGCACGAACTCAATGCGCACCCAGGCTGGGTGTTCCATGGCGACCGCTTCCCGTCTCGCGAAGAACTGCTGGAACAGCGCAACCGAGCGATTGCAAAGCACCCCAACACGACCTTCATCGGGGCCCACTTTGGCAACAATCCGGAAGACCTGGAAACGGTCGGGCAATGGCTCGATCAATATCCAAACTTCTACATCGACATCGACGCTCGGATCTCCGAACTGGGCCGGCAACCGTACAGCAGCCGCAAGTTCTTTCTCAAGTACCAGGACCGAATCCTATTCGGCACCGACACGACTCCTGATCCCAACGCCTACCGGTTGTACTATCGCTTCCTGGAAACCGACGACGAATACTTCGACACCGCCGAATCGCACCACCGGCAAGGATTCTGGAACATCTACGGGATCTTCTTGCCCGATGCTGTGTTGGAAAAGGTCTACCGTGGCAACGCAGCCCGAATCCTGGGCTTGAAGCACGCGGTCAACTCCACCAGCAAAAACTGAAAGGCAGTGACGTGCAACGATTCGCTTGGTCACTCCTCTTGCTCGTCTCCGCCGCATCCCTTGATGCTGGCGAACCGATCCCTTCGACGACGCACGAACTTCGTGAATCGACGCCCGCGCCGCTGACCGAAGGGGGTATCGTGTTGACCTTCGACGATCGCAACTTCGATGGTTGGATGCAAGCATTGCCACTGCTGGATGAATTCGGAGCCAAAGCCACCTTCTTCATCAGTGGAAAGATCGACGCCGTGGCGATCGATGCGATTCAGAAACTGCAAGCGTATGGGCATGCGATCGGATCTCACAGCGTCAACCATCTGAAAGCGGTGGAGTACTTCGAAGAAAACTCAGCCGAAACGTTCATGAGACGTGAGATCACCCCACAGCTGAGCGAGTTCCAGGCCGCCAACGTCACCGCAGTCTCATTTGCCTACCCGATGAGTCGTAACAATGCCGCGACAGATGAGGCGTTGTCAAAGGTGTTCCGGCATTTACGGACGGGCAAAAGCATTGCGGCCAACGAACGACTCTGCGAACAAGACGCCTTCTTCGTGCCAGCGGCCAAGATCGGCGATCACGGGTGTTTGCATGGCAAAGGAATCGACTTCGCCCCCACCCGGCCCGACCGAACGTATGAACAGATTGACGGAGCATTCGATCGCGCCGCCAAAAACAACGAGATCATCGTGCTGTATGCCCATCGAATTGCCGAATCCGGGAACGGCAATTTCATCACCCCCGAAGCCCTCACCCGCATTCTCCAAAGTGCCCAGCAACGAGGCCTCCGGTTCTACACCTTCAACGACCTGCCCTAACAAGTGGCATCGGCTTCCAGCCTGTGATGGAACCTGAACGTCGCCCTTCGTATTCACAGGCTAAGCAGGTCGGCAGGAGTCTTTCGGCATTTGGGCTGTTTCGGTAATCGCCGTTGCTCCCACGTATAACCGGGGCTAACGCCCAAACGGCTCACATGATGATGCCCGATCATTCCTGCTGACCTGCTTAGTGGTCTGTCAGGACTTGTTTTTAGGGCAGTGGACGAGGCCACGAGTCCTGAACTGGCGTAAAATCCAAGGACTCGTGGCCTCGTCCACTACGATCAACCCTCACTTTTAGCTGTGACAGACCACTAGAAGCCTATGCCACCTTTTGCCACCAGACCTCCTGCTCCGACCACTGCAAGCAGGACGATTCCGGCGCAGCCAATGGATCGATTGTCGGCCATTTGTCGAGGGTGTGATTTCTCAAGCTCTTCGATGAGCGCTTCGACTTGGGTCTTGGACTCCTGAAGCGATGCGTCGGTGGCTTCGCGGTAAAGCTTGATCGCCTTGAGCTTTTTGCCTTCCAGGATATGAGCCCGGATTTGGTCCAATGCTTCTTCGGGAATCTCTTGCATGGATCTCTTTCAACGCACAATCGGTGGAGGGGGAAAAGTGCCAGTCTATCGCAAATGCACATCCACGATGGCAAGCGAGGTTGCCCTTTCTATCGCTTGAGACGCTTCCCTGGAAACCGATCAGTTCCGAAGGTCGGCAAGCTCTTTCAGCTCGGCTTCCGAGAGGGCTCGATCAAACACGCTGACGCCGCCGATCCATCCGGTGAAGCCGACAGTGCGACTGCTGTGAATCACCCGCCCAATCGTGAACGGCCCGCCTTGTTCTGCATCCGGCGGTGAATAAATGCCGTGCGGGTACCACCACGGGTTCAATCGCAAGCCGACGAGATCTCGGTCAGCCTCAACCCATTCGCCATTTTCTTCTTTCTCCAGCGTCATGACGACTTCGGTGTAGCGGTAGCGGCGGCGTTCAACACGTTGGTTCTCGTCCTCACGCAAGACTTCCGTCTTCGATGCTTCCTCTTCCGGCGGGTTGTAGTACTGGGCCTCTGGAAACTCGCCGTCTTCGCCGTCCTGCATCCCAGGCGTTCGAGCATAATGCCCCTGCATGTAGGCGTTGTGGGCATACGACAGCAAGTTGTTCGACTTGGGGTTCTTGAGCCAGCGTTCACCGGACTCTCCATTCAGCCAACCTGTGATTTCGTTTTTCTCGTCGTCAAACGTCATCGCAAAGCACTGCCAGGAGGCAGCGAGTTTTTCCGGCGGCGAATCGGCTGAAACGGCGGGCGACTGCCCCAGCGAATTGCATTTGTGAAGGGCGTACTTGTTGAGGAACGAACTGGCTCCATTCTCCGACACATGACCACACGCGCTGCCGGCTTTATTCAGCCCGGCGAACAAGGCGTATTGTCGTTGACCACGTTCGACCTTCTTGATCGAAGCAGTGGACGATTGCTTGAGGTCCGTGCCTTCGTGCCAGATTCCCGCCAGCGCGTGATTGCCACTTTCCCGAATGGCCCACACAACAACGGTCACCGATTTCCCTTCGCCTTTGATATCCAACGGTGTGTCATGCAGACGCGACCGAGGAATGAACAGAAAGGGTCGGAAGTTGGGATCAGATTCTTGACGAATCCGAATCGCTTGACCAAACGGCCCCTCGTTCAACAACGGAAAATCAGCGTAGGAGGCTTGCCTGCCTTCACCCCAGTAATCACGCACGTAGTTCGCGGCGTCCAAGGGATAATCGCTCGGTGATCCGGGCGGCACGTGCGCAGTGAATCGCTCCTTCCCAGAAGCTTCACGCTGGGCGAAATCCCAGAATGCGACCAATCCCGGTGTGTTTCGAACAACTTCCCGATTGGCCGGCGGATCAAATGCCCAGAGGGTTCCCCCGGGAACCGTCAAAGCGATGACTGTGAGGAAGACAAAGAAGGGACGCTGCATGGTCAGTTCCGGTATGTGAATCAAGCGACTACGTCGTGAGGAAGGTTGTGTGAACGAGGACTTGTGCCTGAGGTATCGGGGCACGGAAAGCTCAGGCGTTCGGAACGAAACGAACGTCCATGAATGCCCCGGTCGCGTTGGCGTTGGTGACGAACTGGGGAATGCCGTTGACAACATCAACCGACTGGCGATGCGTGTGCCCCGCAAAGACTCCCAGCAACTGGTTGGAATCCGACTGGAAGACCTCGCGATGGAAATCGAACGTGGCCTGCGTGTGCCCCGAGGCTGGCCATTTGGGCCGGCGTTCAATTTTGAAGTTTCGATCGGTCTCCGCGCCCCACTCCGGATGCCCGCAACCGAACCCCATGGGACGCCCCGGAATGTACAACGGGATATGAACCAGCAGCACCAAAGGCATCCCACTGCGAAGTTGTTCGCGAAAGAACTCCAATTGCTCGGGCAGAACTTCGTAGTTCGAGTTGTCGATGGCCAAGAAACGAATGCCGTGAATGTCGTACGCGGCCATCAAAGGATCGTTGCCTTGGTACAACTTTTTCAAACGTTGTTCGATCCAATCTGAACGCAGGTCCTGCAACGAACCCTCCATGCCTTCGTAGTGCCAGTCATGGTTGCCCGCCACGTACAACCAAGGCATCGTCACGCCGTCGAGTTGCTCGGAAACCCAATCGATCGCCGCTTCCGAGGGGAAACTGAAGATGTCACCCACCAAGGCCAACAGATCCACCTTTTGGGAGTTCGCTCGCTCGACAACGGCTTGAAAACTCTGCTCCGGCGTTGTGGGCTGGCGAGTTTTGAAATGCGTCGTCTGGTTGTATGCCTTTGCCATCCGCCCGCTGAATTCGCGATACGGTTCGCCACGTTGATCGTCTGTGAACAGATGCGTGTCAGCAACCACCATCGCATTGACCGGACGAGTCACCGCATCGGTGCGAAAGGTGACCACGTTGTCATCGATCGCGAAAGCATCGCTGAATGAGGTGGTGAAACCAGCGTTACCCTCGGCGAGCGGTGCCGCGTTCGCAAGAGACGAGTTGCCAACCGCACCCGCGGCCGATACAGCCACGGCCGACTGAAGGAAGGAGCGACGTTTCATGGCGGGTCCTAGAAGCGAGTGAATCAAAGGATGCGAAAGTATAAACAATCCGCCTCTCGCTTGCTCTCTCTCGCTGTTCGCAATCACCCCGTCGAAATCATTCGGACGTCTGCTTTTGAAAGTCCCTTCGCAGAATGATTGGTGTTGCAGGCGATTCTATTTCGTCGATTCATTCAATTGGCTGATGACGACCACGCCAGCTTTTGCACGAACATTGTCAGGGGCCAGCAACAAGGCCGTCTCGAAATGCATGGATGCTTGGCTCGTTTGATTCAGACGCAGCAACGTGTATCCAAGGTTGAGGTGAGTCTCGACGTCATCCGGGAACTCATCCAAAACTCGCTCGTACAATTCGACGGCAACCTCAGACTTTCCGATACCGGCACTGGCCTCGGCGAGTGCGAACATCACATCCAAGTCATCAGGTGCATGTTCGTGACATCGCAGCAATTCACGGTGAGCGGCTTCAAAGTCGCTGGCGCCCAAATGGGCGATCGAAAGTTGAAAGCGGGCCCCCCAATGCCGCGGGTCGGACTCCGGCCATCCAATCGTGGCGATGCTGAACATCTCACGCGCGGCATCATTGTCGCCCATTTCGAGCAAGAGCTGCCCGTAGCGTTGGACCCCCCGACAGTAAACCGGATAATCCTTGACGCCGCGTTCAAACTCGATCACCGCTTCGTCAATTTGCCCGGTCCACCGAAGGCAATCTGCGAGAATGAACTGACTTTCGGCATCCCCGTTCAACATCTTGATCGCATCCCGAGCGCGTGGCGCGGCGACCTCGAACTTGCCCGCCCAGTGCATGACCTTGGCCAAGTTGCGCATCGCAATCCCCTGCGTCCTGCGATCAATGCGGCCGAGAACCGTTTGATCCACCCTGTCAACCGACTCGCGTGACAACTCGTTCCATGCAATGGAATCAGCAGTCAACCAACCCGCGTCTCGCAATTCAGAGACCAACCATTGCGACAACCGACGATGAGCGTCAATGGTCGGGTGAACGTGGTCGAGAAAATACTCTTCGCCCAAGATGTCATGCCCGTGTTCATCCAGGCAAACGTCGCGAAGAGCAGATTCGAAATCGAGCACGCGAACATCATCGGATTCGGGAAGCTCGCGAATGAACTGAGCAAAATCACTCGGCGCACGAAGCGGGCAAATGTCACGATCGATTGCGGACTGAAACGCCGAGTGGGCAAGATCAAAATCGCCAGCGTCGAATGCTTGTCGCGCACTTTCGAACGAGTCATCTTCTGGATCCGGCTTGAAAGGACTGCAGTCCTTTTCATTGGAAGCAGGAACGACGAACAAGATTTTTGCGTTCGCTGATCGAGCGATGGTGATCATTCGCTGAATGTTGAACCGAAAGTGTTCGCCTACCTTGTCGCTCCATTCCTCATCGCGAATGTAGTCCGACGGTCCCACCGTGTGGTTGAGGCGTTCGTCGACCTCGGCGGCCAATGTGATTGACTCGGTAGCATGTTTCGGCTGGTCGTTCTTTCGAATGATGGAATCAATCGCCGCGTACATTCGCGTCTGGGACAGCAACCCCGTCAACCAAAGCTGCGTCTTTGATTGCTCAAAGAAATCGGCGTAGGTTCGCCGCTCCAAAAACTCGTTTTGCCCGGTGTAGACGATGAAGAGATCTGGATCATGATCCGCCAGTTCTTCCATCACGGCCGCGACACGGTAGCTGGCGTAACTGACCCCACCCGCGTTGAAGACCTCATGGTGCGAACTTGCATCCACGTGCCGCAACCATTCTCGCAACCACCCCGCGAAGGATGTGTTGTCGTCGTAAGGCCGCCCAAAGGTCGTGGAACCTCCCAGACAAAAGATCCGCTGCGTGTTCGCGGGTTTGGTCAGCGGAAAGCGTTGATCATTGAACCAAACCAGCTTGTTTTCCGCGGTTCGCATCCACACCTTGCCGTCTTCATCGGTGAAGCGTTCCAACAAGGGGACTTGCTTGGAGAACCCCATCATTGGGTCGCCTTGAGCATTCGACCGCCCCACACCGATCAAGGCCAGAACCAATTCGATGGCCAGCAAACCAAACACGGTCGTCACGAGACCAAAGCAAGCCTTTTTGGTTCGGCCAAGAGCCCTGGGATTTTGCAGCCGAGATGCATGGACCGAAAAAGTCGTGTCGGAGTTCGTGCTCATAGCCCTGTGGCGGATTGTTCGCACCAAGCGTGCAATTGCGGCAGGAAGGGTTTGTAAATGGGATCGGAAGCCACGTTCCGCGTCGCACCGGGATCATTGTCGAAATCGATCAAGACAATGTCTTCGAGCTCACCAGTCTTCGACGAGACATACTCCGTGTAACGGAAGCGTTCCGTCCGGATGCTGGTCCCAAGCAAGGGTCCAACGCCTGCCTTTGATTTCTTGTATTGGCTGAAGGCGGCCGGACGAACGGAAAACTCGGAATCACGAACCACGCCCGCAATGCTTTTGCCTTGGCAATGTTCCGGGATCGGCAATCCAGTCAGCTCGCACAACGTTGGAAACACATCCACCAGTTCCACCAATGATTTCGTTTTCCCCGGGCGAACGCCAGGCACGGACACGATCAAGGGGACTCGTGTTGCGATTTCATAGTTGGTGTGTTTGCACCAATCACCAAAGTCGCCGACGTACCAACCATGGTCCCCCCACAACACGACGATCGTGTTCTCGCGTTGCCCGTTGGCTTCGAGAGCGTTCAAGACCTTGCCAACTTGTGCATCCATGTAGCTGACCGCGGCTCGATACCCGTGGATCAACTCGCGGGTCTTCTCGTCGTCCAACATGTTCGTTTTCGCAGGAATGTCGGTGTAGTTTTTCAGTTCGCCCCAACTGGAACGAGCGTACGGCAAGCCATCGACGACATCTTCGCGGGATGGAATTTCAATGGCGGCGCGATCGTAGAGGTCCCAGTACTTGCCCGGTGCATTGAACGGCAGGTGGGGTTTCAAGAATCCGACTGCCAAGAAAAACGGTTTGTCTTGCGTTGAAAACCGCTCCAGCATGGCGACGGCTCGATCTGCGTTGTGGCCATCGGCGTAAGCACTGTCTGGAACATCGCCCCCATTTTCGATGGAGGGCCCGGGCTTCTCGCTCGAGTTGGCCGGGTTGCGTTTCCGAGGCAGTTCCTGAACGTAGCCTTTCCCCTTGCTGCGATCTCGCGGCGCCCATTCGTTGGCATCAACGGTCCAAGCCTCCGCGTCGTCGCTGGGACTGTGGTAGATCTTGCCCAAAAAGCCAGTGTCGTAGCCATTGCGAGAAAGATGCTGGGGGAGCGTCAACACATCGGGCATTTGCGAACGCAATAGAGTTTTGAAGTTCCAGCACTGGGTGGTCTCCGGACGGCAGCCACTCATCAGGCTCGCGCGGGAAGCACCGCACACGGCGACCTGGCAATACGCTCGATCGAATCGCATGCCCGACGCGGCCAAACGATCAATGTTGGGGGAGTGGATGTAGGATTGGCCATAGCATCTCAGTTCTGGTCGCAAGTCATCGACTGCGATCATCAACACATTGAGTGGTTTCGATGGCGGGGAGTCTTGAGCCACCGCGGACGTCGACATCGAACAGACGAAGCAGACCAAGCCGAGAAACAAATGGTGGGGTTGGAGCGCGTGCATGGTGAGAATGGGGATGGGGGATGAATCTTTGTGGGGGTTCTCGTTATAGCTGAATCGGCAGCAGGTTGTGGGGGAGTGGGTGGATGCGCAGGGTGGGGGTCGGCGTGGTGACGTGGTTTGCTCACAGGCTGGAAGCCCACACCACTTGGGTGGTCTCACCTGACGACTGCTCATGTGCTTTGCTACAAAGCGTCCCAGGCGGTGACTCCCCTGGACTGCAAACTTGACACGCTCGTTGAAATGAATGCTTGATGACGTCGAATGACGCCCTTTGTCGAATCAGTCCCCCTTCGATGTCGAAGACACACCTGTTGTGGGTGCCGCATGCTGGTGGTGCGACCGCTCCGCTGTTCAAACATTTTCGCGGTCTGTCAACGTCGCGAAACGCACCGAATTCAGTCAGCCTGTGGGCCGTTCGGATGGCCGGGCGTGAGTCTCGGTTTTCGGAGCCATTGGAAACCGACATGGACTCGTTGGTCGAATCGATCGCAACCGAGACGGAACAAACGTTTGATGCTGATGACACGTTGGTGCTGGCGGGACACAGCCTTGGTGCCTTGATCGCGTACCGTTTGACGATTCGTTTGTTAGAAAAATCGTCCGGTCCATCCCGCGTGAAAGGGCTGATCGTGATGGGAGCCTCGCCACCCAACCAATGGACGCAAAACCGCGATTGGTTGGACTGGGACGACGACGCGTTCGCAGACGAACTGGATCGTCGCTATGGCGGATTGCCAGCGGGTTTGAAACAGCATCCCGACGCGCTCGCGATGTTCTTGCCCATCGTGCGTGCGGATTTGAAACTGGCACGAGGAGTCGCGACTGTGGAGCACCCGACCATCCCCGTGCCCATTCGGGCTCTCGCCGGGGCAGAAGACCATGTTGCCAACCGAGCCAAAATGCAGGGTTGGCAAGCACTCACGTCGGCCGGGTTCTCTCTGCGAGTGTTGCCCGGCGATCATTTCTTTCCCGTGGCGAATCTCAGCAAGGTGTTGCTGACCGCGGAGACGCTGAGCGGGGACGGCGGTTGAGAACCAAGATCGACGGTCTTGGAAGACCATCTTACGTAGGTAGCGGTCTCGACGGTCTTGGAAGACCATCGTACAGAGATTGCTGCCTCGACGGTCTTGGAAAGACCATCGTACGCCGTCAGTTGAATTTCCAGCGTGGTGGTTCGTCTCGTTGCAGTGGTTCTTGTTTCAAAACCTGACGCAGCATCGCGATGGGCAACATCCCGGCTTCCATGATCGAATCGTGGAATTCACGTTCCGTCATCTCGCCCGACAAAACCATCTCGCGGTGCAATTGGCGGATCTGCAAAGCGCCGAGCATGTACGCGGCTTGGTACAGCGGCGGGTAACTTGGGCCGATACTGCGGCGAACTTCCGCGGTGGCGTTGCGTCGTTCGAACCCAACGTTGTCGACCAGAAAATCGACGCACTGATCCGGCGAAAAACGTCCCAAGTGGAAGTTCAACGAAAAGATGATTCGTGCACACCGGTGGGCTCGCCAAACCAGCATTCCCATGCGTTCCTCGGGAGTGCGAGCGAAACCGTCGTCGTACAGTTTCAGTTCCCAATAAACGGCGAGCCCTTCCAACCAAAACGGCGTGCTCATCGTCCGACGGTGAGGCTGGTGCCGTTCGTTGCTGTACATCTGCAAGTGGTGGCCGGGGATCAACTCGTGATGCACCGTCGCGCGAGCATAACCGATGTTGTTTCCTCGCAGACTCTGACGTTTGTCACTGGGCGACATTTCCGAAGTGGGGAACGAAACGCTGATCACTTCCCCCCCCGTGAAGAACGGATTCACCTTTTGTCGCTCGGGAGTCATCATGATCATCCGCCAGCAGTAATCCGCAAACGACGGGACCGTGATCCAGTCACGCTTGCGCAACCAATCGACCGATTCGTCGGCCATTTCGCCAATCAGAACGGGCTGTTGCCCCGGTGCCACGTGATGATTCTTCATCCGTTCCACGGCGGCTTTCCAGTCGTCTCCCAGCCCCATGTCTTGGGCCACCCGAACCATCTCGGATCGCACGATCGCGTACTCACGCTCGGCCAATTCGATCAACTCTTCGGGCGAATGATCGATGAACTGACGACGCAGTTCCAACTCAATTCGCGCGCGTCCAACCGGTGTTCCGGACAAATCCTTTTCAACCGATGAGGTGGCTGGAGGAAGCTTTTCGCCGGAGTCCTCGATTCGCTTGCGTTCGATTCGAGTTTGCACTTCCGCCGTTAACAAGTGCCAATCAACTTGATCGTCGAGCGACCATTCCTCGAATGGTTTGCCCTCCAATTCCAACACGGCCAGTTCTTCTTTCCACTGAGGCAACCGAGCAGCATTCTTCTCACGATCGCGACCGCGGCGTGTGAAGCGACGGACAATGGATGGCATCCAAGTCGCCTCACGCTGCGACCATTCTTGGATGGGCGGGTAGGTTTCTCCAAATGCAAACTCCGCGGCCGGTTCTGGCAGTTGGAGGGTACCACCAGCAGCCAATTCGGAGTGTTCCTGTGTCAACGTTTCGTCGACCGTCAGAGTCTCTTTCCACAACCGTAGTTTGTCGCCCGTTGCCTTTGCCAGGTCGAGCACCCACCAATTGAAATCAGGGTGATAGCCTTCGTAAAAGGTTTGCCAAGACTGATACGAGCGGATCAAGTCTTCCGCGGCGTCCAGCACCGGCTGACTGACCGCAACGGAACTCGGTTCCGTTCCTTCGATTGACAGCTGGATCGACTCGGTCAGTTGCTCCATCTCCGCCGCCATCGCTTGTCCATTCAACGTTTTCACTCGATTGGAAAGATCCGTCAGCGTGATCAATTGCGAGGTGAAGGGAGCCAACTCTCGAAGCTTTTCGGATGAGGCCACGAGTGTTTTCAAATCAGACTTTTCCTCGTCCACTGAAGCCATCAGCTCTTGAGCGATTTCCGCATCTGCGTCGGTCAGCGTGTCTTCTCCTTCGCTAGCAATCGCGACCTTCAGTTGGCTTTCCCAGGCATTCAAAAACGCAGCGGTTTGCGTGAGACGCTCTTCTGCCACACGAACTGGCAAACGACGCTTGAGCGTTTCGAGGTCGGTTTGATAGTGGTTCTGAATGTCTTTCCATGCCGTCTGCGGTTGCAGTTTTTCCACATCGATCAAGGCAGTGGCGACTTCCTCTGTGGTCCCGCCTAACTCGGAGGTTGGCTGTTCGCTGGAACTCCCGGGTTGTAGTTTCTCGATGAAGAAATCCAGCGTGCGACGTTTGCCGTACGCTCCGCCGTCACTGTGGCCAACGCCGGGCATGACCAGCAAGTCAAAGTCCTTGTCAGCTTTGATCAACGCGTCCGCGAAACGCAGAGTGGATTCCGGTGGCACGTTCGTGTCGACTTCGCCAACGATTAAAAAGAGATCTCCGGTCAGGTTCGCAGCGTTGTCGATGTTGCTGCACTCGGAATAGTGGTCGCCGACGGGATAGCCCATCCACTGTTCATTCCAAGAGGCTTTGTCCATTCGGTTGTCGTGGCAACCGCAGGCTGCGACACCCGCATCATAAAAATCGCCGTGGAACAACAACGCGGACCCCGTGTTTTGGCCACCGGCCGAGGTCCCGAAGATTCCAACCCGCTCCAGATCCATCGCGGGATGCTCCTTCGACAGAGCTTTCATCCAGGCGATACGATCAGGAAAACCAGCG
The window above is part of the Rhodopirellula islandica genome. Proteins encoded here:
- a CDS encoding DUF885 family protein; translation: MKLPFHNWMRGILVERLPANAALSIATLLLVGVFVAVASKANAQDSTTQRPRVIQQTLTPHWTNDDSFWFRRQNADGSFTGIRVDASTGEMTEVEPGDKSNVREVTLKGGRTPRSGGSSEAHTEITFVNQTDQALQLFWVDSGGKRVQYESIPAGETFVRTTFAGHVWEVIGKDKTKFGYFVADIEPTRLEVAKPAQATQAEPERRGRRRRDSRRDGDWTAGVPAPNNDKVIARLTEGRLQLQDANADEESTEWKTLIEQSQLLESYGDRASESAEPLKLESPQWSPDGTALVVRAVVPYETQPVHLVESSPKEGGRAVLKSRPYLLPGDPVDETRLLAFNTETGESVELDLPWMSQRFWNLRFVGPHRVLLAVTERGHQRFRLFDVDLSSGEVTTVIDEQSETFIWTTHKTDLPRWSYLEGSDEVIWVSEKDGYQHLYLVDLSGENEIQPITQGEFVVRAIENIDEENRVLDLVVSGVHEGQDPYLKHYARVDFSGENFTLMTDGDGTHTATFSPDRSRFVVTHSRVDSLPVHELRSADGKLIQTLAKATLTPEDAKLNLPQVFSAKGRDGETDIWGLACFPEDYDPAADKKYPVVEYIYAGPHDSHVPKSFRSAPWHRDYLNAGFIVVQIDGMGTANRSKAFHDVCWHNLKDAGFPDRIAWMKALSKEHPAMDLERVGIFGTSAGGQNTGSALLFHGDFYDAGVAACGCHDNRMDKASWNEQWMGYPVGDHYSECSNIDNAANLTGDLFLIVGEVDTNVPPESTLRFADALIKADKDFDLLVMPGVGHSDGGAYGKRRTLDFFIEKLQPGSSSEQPTSELGGTTEEVATALIDVEKLQPQTAWKDIQNHYQTDLETLKRRLPVRVAEERLTQTAAFLNAWESQLKVAIASEGEDTLTDADAEIAQELMASVDEEKSDLKTLVASSEKLRELAPFTSQLITLTDLSNRVKTLNGQAMAAEMEQLTESIQLSIEGTEPSSVAVSQPVLDAAEDLIRSYQSWQTFYEGYHPDFNWWVLDLAKATGDKLRLWKETLTVDETLTQEHSELAAGGTLQLPEPAAEFAFGETYPPIQEWSQREATWMPSIVRRFTRRGRDREKNAARLPQWKEELAVLELEGKPFEEWSLDDQVDWHLLTAEVQTRIERKRIEDSGEKLPPATSSVEKDLSGTPVGRARIELELRRQFIDHSPEELIELAEREYAIVRSEMVRVAQDMGLGDDWKAAVERMKNHHVAPGQQPVLIGEMADESVDWLRKRDWITVPSFADYCWRMIMMTPERQKVNPFFTGGEVISVSFPTSEMSPSDKRQSLRGNNIGYARATVHHELIPGHHLQMYSNERHQPHRRTMSTPFWLEGLAVYWELKLYDDGFARTPEERMGMLVWRAHRCARIIFSLNFHLGRFSPDQCVDFLVDNVGFERRNATAEVRRSIGPSYPPLYQAAYMLGALQIRQLHREMVLSGEMTEREFHDSIMEAGMLPIAMLRQVLKQEPLQRDEPPRWKFN
- a CDS encoding sulfatase; amino-acid sequence: MSTSAVAQDSPPSKPLNVLMIAVDDLRPELRCYGQSYIHSPNIDRLAASGMRFDRAYCQVAVCGASRASLMSGCRPETTQCWNFKTLLRSQMPDVLTLPQHLSRNGYDTGFLGKIYHSPSDDAEAWTVDANEWAPRDRSKGKGYVQELPRKRNPANSSEKPGPSIENGGDVPDSAYADGHNADRAVAMLERFSTQDKPFFLAVGFLKPHLPFNAPGKYWDLYDRAAIEIPSREDVVDGLPYARSSWGELKNYTDIPAKTNMLDDEKTRELIHGYRAAVSYMDAQVGKVLNALEANGQRENTIVVLWGDHGWYVGDFGDWCKHTNYEIATRVPLIVSVPGVRPGKTKSLVELVDVFPTLCELTGLPIPEHCQGKSIAGVVRDSEFSVRPAAFSQYKKSKAGVGPLLGTSIRTERFRYTEYVSSKTGELEDIVLIDFDNDPGATRNVASDPIYKPFLPQLHAWCEQSATGL
- a CDS encoding alpha/beta fold hydrolase translates to MSKTHLLWVPHAGGATAPLFKHFRGLSTSRNAPNSVSLWAVRMAGRESRFSEPLETDMDSLVESIATETEQTFDADDTLVLAGHSLGALIAYRLTIRLLEKSSGPSRVKGLIVMGASPPNQWTQNRDWLDWDDDAFADELDRRYGGLPAGLKQHPDALAMFLPIVRADLKLARGVATVEHPTIPVPIRALAGAEDHVANRAKMQGWQALTSAGFSLRVLPGDHFFPVANLSKVLLTAETLSGDGG